The following are encoded together in the Leuconostoc mesenteroides subsp. mesenteroides ATCC 8293 genome:
- a CDS encoding glutaredoxin family protein, giving the protein MNKLKKWGIAVFSLAVIAILTAIGGTYYYNTEVNGYPDTKNFADKIDQLDGSSKQKTVLIFHKPGCPDCKKARRTIKKTIKTHQKTIDYVVINVKKSDAQAYLAKYGVTQVPTVIALKGNQVIDSTSSNNNKTIAKVVAGD; this is encoded by the coding sequence ATGAATAAATTAAAGAAATGGGGCATTGCAGTGTTCTCTTTAGCTGTCATTGCGATATTGACTGCGATTGGTGGAACTTATTACTACAACACAGAGGTGAATGGTTATCCAGATACCAAGAACTTCGCTGACAAGATTGATCAGTTAGATGGCAGTAGCAAGCAAAAGACAGTCTTAATCTTCCATAAGCCTGGTTGCCCTGACTGTAAGAAAGCGCGTAGAACGATTAAAAAGACGATCAAGACACATCAAAAGACAATTGATTATGTTGTCATCAACGTCAAGAAGTCTGATGCACAAGCATATCTTGCTAAGTACGGCGTGACACAAGTACCCACAGTGATTGCTTTAAAAGGTAATCAAGTGATTGACAGTACCAGTTCAAACAACAACAAAACAATTGCCAAAGTGGTCGCAGGAGATTAA
- a CDS encoding Type 1 glutamine amidotransferase-like domain-containing protein, translating into MNKLLLTAYGFSTPKIINVAQKMIQENKITKACIISTSWPKEKQKHPQMQQIKRDLLSMNIQQVDFLDVEFEDANKLFDYDLIFLNGGYPFYLLHFIKKSGADQILKKINQNGGLIFGLSAGSIILGPSIALMQYLYPEDNQFNDSNLDGLNLTDIHVYPHFKEMLTRDPTIKDKINKYENETGINITRLNNDQALAVNNDTQTFLD; encoded by the coding sequence ATGAATAAATTGTTACTTACTGCTTATGGATTTTCAACACCAAAAATTATAAATGTTGCTCAAAAAATGATTCAAGAGAATAAAATAACAAAGGCTTGTATTATTTCCACATCTTGGCCAAAAGAAAAACAAAAGCACCCTCAGATGCAACAAATAAAAAGAGATCTCCTCAGCATGAATATACAGCAAGTAGATTTCTTAGATGTGGAATTTGAAGATGCTAACAAACTCTTTGATTACGACCTAATTTTTCTGAATGGGGGCTATCCATTTTACCTTTTGCATTTTATCAAAAAAAGTGGTGCTGATCAGATTTTGAAGAAAATAAACCAAAATGGAGGACTTATATTCGGTTTAAGCGCCGGTTCAATTATTTTAGGCCCTTCCATAGCTCTGATGCAGTACCTTTATCCAGAAGATAATCAGTTTAATGACTCGAATTTAGATGGCCTTAATTTAACAGATATTCATGTGTATCCACACTTTAAAGAAATGCTAACCCGCGATCCCACAATAAAAGATAAAATTAATAAATATGAAAATGAAACCGGAATTAACATTACAAGACTTAATAACGACCAAGCCTTAGCAGTTAATAACGACACTCAAACTTTTTTGGATTGA
- a CDS encoding sortase domain-bontaining protein: MAINIEQVKRRRTTAQPRRPNFHRLKRHHPILKTLLLAMIGILIVTGAVIYGNHTQWQTAQKVQKASHKAVAKAKKQPVVKASQVKQVAAQTSVKPDYSGTGGLTSKKDMLKLAQSNQAEILRGHVAVPSFSINEPIYEGTSNHVLAIGAGMNAPNLKFGTGLVPIFAHNMGDYNAVWPYHPTKFSTLQNMTEKTIIGKDIYLSDGHTVYRYKATKLDYGIAVGVMNQELAVENTGKPKVKLIVCLEDQEFWQQVKASHYTNFTAKKRIVLTGELVGQQSINSLDSNLKQQLQ, translated from the coding sequence ATGGCAATCAACATTGAACAAGTCAAGCGCCGTCGAACGACAGCGCAACCTAGACGTCCAAATTTCCATCGTTTGAAAAGGCACCATCCAATTCTAAAAACACTGTTATTAGCCATGATTGGCATCTTAATTGTCACCGGCGCTGTGATTTACGGTAACCATACGCAGTGGCAAACAGCGCAGAAGGTTCAAAAAGCTAGTCATAAGGCTGTTGCTAAAGCAAAAAAACAACCTGTTGTCAAAGCAAGTCAAGTCAAACAAGTGGCGGCACAGACAAGTGTCAAACCTGATTACTCAGGGACTGGCGGTTTAACTAGCAAAAAAGATATGTTAAAACTAGCCCAAAGCAATCAAGCTGAAATCCTACGTGGACATGTGGCTGTGCCAAGTTTTAGCATTAATGAGCCAATCTATGAAGGCACAAGTAACCACGTCTTAGCCATTGGTGCGGGCATGAATGCACCCAACCTAAAGTTTGGAACTGGATTAGTCCCAATATTTGCTCACAATATGGGTGATTATAACGCCGTGTGGCCATACCATCCTACCAAGTTTAGTACGCTACAAAACATGACTGAAAAAACCATCATCGGGAAAGATATTTATCTCTCTGATGGTCATACAGTTTATCGTTATAAAGCGACCAAATTAGATTATGGTATCGCTGTGGGCGTGATGAATCAAGAACTAGCTGTTGAGAACACAGGCAAACCAAAGGTTAAATTGATTGTTTGTTTGGAAGATCAAGAATTTTGGCAGCAAGTTAAAGCGAGTCACTACACAAATTTCACCGCTAAAAAGCGAATCGTGCTGACGGGTGAATTAGTTGGTCAACAATCAATTAATTCCCTGGACAGCAATTTAAAGCAACAACTGCAATAA
- a CDS encoding SspB-related isopeptide-forming adhesin, giving the protein MSHNIKHKLRHRIFEGAAIATIMIPMASPIIAHATDTPTPVRLSSTGTKVKIDDADLQKAIADAKTAGVDLTQEKTDTQTVKSSEIASAKSKITDTYKTQVSTLEAATKKQTTANTDYATKEAQYQKDLAQYNKDEAAYEAEIAKHKDDTPIADKNGIKVNGDYNEAGKGSLDYYKNFDVVVDGSKVKDFASVSDLGWNKDSKVTAIGKTQVLNTDSTNFNAPSKDMYLIKDFNKGQQFKIVNVGTDKITGKKINAIITFTNTVKSTGSDSHYLAVGKQDMDGQTNDSVRFEYLNTDGVKTKINYEYSDGKAANLVTAFAIGDVDVLQGMQTDYGNVTQLSPKDNGLEIDKNAPSGLFGTYTTSAAGLDGFNDTPLGTVGLVGTGSSFTYNFFDEYTKNATKADTTASNVITEKGGLVNAWKALGTQYNLFGSSAALNVVTPPVKPTPPTKETVKASYKLSELYTTPEPHKSETDDSGKDNNGQNVKPGQTLKYKLTWDLKGLEAIDVDKDTLAKGLSFMDDYDETKLDITDQTKKDFTVIDAKTQKSVMDELQQDWDIKNGKWTLKAKNVQDFLTNHAGHEFTITFNPVIKKDATSTVTNTAVQKDFGQDFDTETVKNLITPDTPKPDTPSTPNTSYGEAPKGWLYGAIAAIALAGAAFGFRKPIKKWFHK; this is encoded by the coding sequence ATGTCACATAACATTAAACACAAACTACGCCATCGTATTTTTGAAGGCGCAGCCATTGCCACGATTATGATTCCAATGGCTTCACCAATCATTGCACATGCCACGGATACCCCAACACCTGTTAGGCTCTCTTCAACTGGGACGAAAGTGAAAATTGATGACGCAGATTTGCAAAAAGCCATTGCTGATGCCAAAACCGCTGGTGTGGACTTAACGCAAGAAAAGACTGATACACAAACAGTTAAATCTAGCGAAATAGCATCCGCCAAAAGTAAGATCACTGACACCTACAAGACACAGGTTTCAACGCTTGAAGCTGCTACTAAAAAGCAGACCACCGCTAACACTGACTACGCTACCAAAGAGGCGCAGTATCAAAAAGATTTAGCTCAGTATAACAAAGATGAAGCCGCCTATGAGGCAGAAATTGCTAAACATAAAGATGATACGCCTATCGCTGACAAGAATGGCATCAAGGTTAATGGTGATTATAATGAAGCTGGTAAAGGCTCACTAGATTACTACAAAAATTTTGATGTTGTCGTTGATGGTTCAAAGGTGAAAGACTTTGCATCTGTTTCTGATTTAGGTTGGAACAAAGATAGTAAGGTCACTGCAATTGGTAAAACACAAGTTTTGAATACTGACAGCACAAACTTTAATGCCCCTTCAAAGGATATGTACCTAATTAAGGATTTCAATAAGGGACAACAGTTCAAGATTGTAAATGTTGGGACTGATAAGATTACAGGTAAAAAAATCAACGCGATCATTACCTTTACCAATACGGTTAAAAGTACCGGCTCTGATTCACATTACCTAGCCGTTGGTAAGCAAGATATGGATGGTCAAACTAATGATTCTGTCCGTTTTGAATATCTTAATACCGATGGGGTCAAGACTAAAATCAATTATGAATACTCTGATGGTAAAGCGGCCAATTTGGTAACCGCGTTCGCCATTGGTGACGTTGATGTCTTACAAGGTATGCAGACTGACTATGGTAATGTCACGCAATTGAGTCCCAAAGACAATGGTCTAGAGATTGACAAGAATGCCCCTTCTGGATTATTCGGCACTTATACGACAAGTGCTGCTGGTTTGGACGGTTTTAACGACACACCGCTTGGAACGGTCGGTTTAGTAGGAACTGGTTCAAGCTTCACGTATAACTTCTTTGATGAATACACTAAAAATGCCACCAAAGCAGATACGACGGCAAGCAATGTTATTACCGAAAAGGGTGGCTTGGTTAATGCCTGGAAGGCTTTGGGAACACAATATAATCTATTTGGTTCCTCTGCGGCTCTAAATGTAGTGACACCACCTGTTAAGCCAACACCACCAACAAAGGAAACGGTCAAGGCTAGTTACAAGCTCAGCGAATTATACACAACGCCAGAGCCACACAAGTCAGAAACAGATGATAGTGGTAAGGACAACAACGGTCAAAACGTTAAGCCAGGTCAAACTTTGAAATACAAGTTGACGTGGGATTTGAAAGGTTTAGAAGCCATTGACGTGGATAAGGATACTTTGGCTAAGGGCTTGTCATTCATGGATGATTATGATGAGACTAAGCTAGATATTACTGATCAAACTAAAAAAGATTTCACTGTCATTGATGCTAAAACACAAAAGTCAGTGATGGATGAACTCCAACAAGATTGGGATATCAAGAACGGTAAGTGGACATTGAAGGCCAAGAACGTGCAAGACTTTTTGACTAATCATGCAGGTCATGAATTCACAATCACGTTTAATCCAGTGATTAAAAAGGATGCCACAAGTACGGTGACAAACACTGCGGTTCAAAAGGACTTTGGTCAGGATTTTGATACTGAAACAGTGAAGAATCTAATCACGCCTGATACGCCAAAGCCAGATACACCATCAACGCCTAATACAAGTTATGGTGAAGCGCCAAAGGGTTGGTTATATGGGGCGATTGCAGCGATTGCATTAGCAGGCGCCGCATTTGGGTTCCGCAAGCCAATCAAGAAGTGGTTCCATAAGTAA
- a CDS encoding IS30-like element IS1070 family transposase: MTSLSSQERTVIQTLLELNYSVRAIARFIKRSPSTVSIEIHQVTPYKAEIAHALALKKRHLRGRHDTLTPAIAVFLNHHIGILKWSPETAAHVLGLPFKTIYNWLNAGRLKLSLADLPDKGIRQKRQSDGRRQVFVHGRSIETRPESVKARQTFGHFEVDTMQSGKRRGDVLVTITERLSRQHIVRQVSGRNSQAVTPVLIRFFQGIKNAKSITVDRGREFAKYNEIEQKLGIPVYFAHPYSPEERGSNEILNRYVRRFIPKERKIETVSAKELDQINHWINARPMKTLNWQSPRKVFQQFAVFG; encoded by the coding sequence ATGACTAGTTTATCATCTCAAGAACGCACTGTCATTCAAACTTTACTCGAATTGAATTATTCTGTTCGTGCCATTGCGCGCTTTATTAAACGCTCTCCTTCAACCGTTTCGATTGAAATTCATCAAGTTACACCCTATAAAGCTGAGATTGCTCATGCGTTGGCATTGAAAAAACGTCATCTACGTGGTCGTCATGACACGCTAACACCAGCTATCGCTGTCTTTTTGAATCACCACATTGGTATATTGAAGTGGTCACCAGAAACCGCTGCGCATGTTTTAGGGTTACCTTTCAAAACGATTTATAATTGGCTCAATGCTGGTCGACTCAAACTATCATTGGCTGATTTACCTGACAAAGGTATCCGTCAAAAGCGTCAATCTGATGGTAGACGACAAGTATTTGTGCATGGTCGTTCGATTGAAACGAGACCTGAAAGTGTGAAAGCACGACAAACCTTTGGACATTTTGAAGTTGACACCATGCAATCGGGTAAAAGACGTGGCGATGTGCTGGTGACAATTACTGAAAGACTAAGCCGGCAACATATTGTGAGGCAAGTTAGTGGTCGCAATAGTCAGGCAGTGACACCAGTCTTAATTCGTTTTTTTCAAGGGATCAAAAATGCCAAGTCAATCACTGTTGATCGTGGGCGAGAATTTGCAAAATATAACGAAATCGAGCAAAAACTAGGCATTCCAGTCTATTTTGCGCACCCGTATTCACCTGAAGAACGTGGGAGTAATGAGATATTAAATCGATACGTCCGTCGTTTTATACCGAAAGAACGTAAAATTGAAACAGTTAGCGCCAAAGAATTAGATCAAATTAATCATTGGATCAATGCGAGACCAATGAAAACACTCAACTGGCAATCACCACGAAAGGTTTTTCAGCAGTTTGCAGTGTTCGGTTAA
- a CDS encoding IS30 family transposase has product MTKKNPKSKYARLDFSERVTIQNMIDDGKTNAEIARKLNRPRATITHELKRNARVIIWRGKTKILRHTYEPVQAARRAEYHQSKSHHSQPKITPKKREKIDYYLKKKHWSPEQIAHGVPRIGVCTRTIYNWILNRNLSATLNDLPLKGKRRRHLRAKPVNPEHKRMMIETRSIHNRPEVINNRSTFGHWEIDGVMSPQDSQSFVITFVERKTRFMVGVKAKSKSSDDVKTALDTFMSRFENVCESITCDRGTEFTSSLFIYSIEDTYGKKLYYADPQSPGQRGTNERMNRELRRVFPAGYDFTKITQRKLQNAIQDINERPRNVLRFKTPEKVFTKRIMVA; this is encoded by the coding sequence ATGACTAAGAAAAATCCAAAATCAAAGTACGCTCGCTTAGATTTTAGCGAGCGTGTGACGATACAAAATATGATAGATGACGGCAAAACTAATGCAGAAATTGCTCGTAAACTAAATCGTCCTCGTGCAACCATCACACACGAACTAAAACGCAATGCACGCGTTATTATTTGGCGTGGCAAAACCAAGATATTACGACATACATACGAACCGGTACAAGCAGCTAGACGCGCTGAGTATCACCAGTCAAAGTCACATCATTCACAGCCAAAAATTACGCCAAAAAAACGTGAAAAGATTGATTATTATCTCAAAAAGAAACATTGGTCGCCAGAACAAATTGCACATGGTGTGCCACGAATTGGTGTTTGCACACGAACAATCTATAACTGGATACTTAATCGCAACCTGAGTGCGACATTAAATGATTTACCGCTTAAAGGCAAAAGGCGCAGGCATCTTAGGGCAAAACCAGTTAATCCAGAACATAAACGGATGATGATTGAAACACGTTCAATACACAACCGTCCAGAAGTCATCAATAATCGTTCAACATTTGGTCATTGGGAAATTGATGGGGTGATGAGTCCTCAAGATTCCCAATCTTTCGTGATCACATTTGTGGAACGAAAAACACGTTTTATGGTTGGTGTCAAAGCTAAGAGTAAGAGTTCAGATGATGTCAAAACAGCCCTAGATACCTTTATGTCAAGGTTTGAAAATGTTTGTGAAAGCATCACATGTGACCGCGGCACAGAATTCACCAGTAGTTTATTTATTTATAGCATTGAAGATACATACGGTAAAAAGTTATATTACGCTGATCCACAATCACCAGGTCAACGTGGTACAAACGAACGCATGAATCGTGAATTAAGGCGTGTATTTCCTGCTGGTTATGACTTTACTAAGATTACCCAACGTAAGCTTCAAAACGCCATTCAGGACATTAATGAGCGTCCTAGAAATGTGCTCAGGTTCAAAACACCTGAAAAAGTCTTTACCAAGCGAATCATGGTAGCTTAA
- a CDS encoding NUDIX hydrolase, producing MNKIKMEQKNISYKSLIHQNQTILSSATVIILDDSKVLVGWNTWREQWELPSGHIEPGEKPIDAALRETSEEVHLNLNHIAYLDSFSVQRSTNEREHLRVVYVSHVNSSVSKEFIYNASEDENNKTQWIPLIQILNMANIDYSDWYILKALYKQLIV from the coding sequence ATGAATAAAATTAAAATGGAACAAAAAAATATTTCCTACAAATCATTAATCCATCAAAATCAGACAATTCTTTCAAGCGCCACCGTTATTATACTGGATGATAGTAAAGTACTCGTGGGATGGAATACGTGGCGGGAACAGTGGGAACTGCCTTCAGGACATATTGAACCAGGAGAAAAGCCAATAGATGCAGCTCTCAGAGAAACCAGTGAGGAGGTTCACTTGAATTTGAATCACATTGCGTATTTGGATTCCTTTTCAGTTCAAAGATCCACAAATGAAAGAGAGCATCTTAGGGTTGTTTATGTTTCACATGTTAATAGCTCTGTCTCAAAAGAGTTCATATATAATGCCAGTGAAGATGAAAATAATAAAACGCAATGGATTCCACTTATTCAGATATTAAATATGGCAAATATTGATTACTCAGATTGGTATATTCTTAAAGCGTTGTATAAACAATTGATAGTGTAG
- a CDS encoding IS30 family transposase, with protein MTSLSSQERTVIQTLLELNYSVRAIARFIKRSPSTVSIEIHQVTPYKAEIAHALALKIRHLRGRHDTLTPAIAVFLNHHIGILKWSPETAAHVLGLPFKTIYNWLNAGRLKLSLADLPDKGIRQKRQSDGRRQVFVHGRSIETRPESVKARQTFGHFEVDTMQSGKRRGDVLVTITERLSRQHIVRQVSGRNSQAVTPVLIRFFQGIKNAKSITVDRGREFAKYNEIEQKLGIPVYFAHPYSPEERGSNEILNRYVRRFIPKERKIETVSAKELDQINHWINARPMKTLNWQSPRKVFQQFAVFG; from the coding sequence ATGACTAGTTTATCATCTCAAGAACGCACTGTCATTCAAACTTTACTCGAATTGAATTATTCTGTTCGTGCCATTGCGCGCTTTATTAAACGCTCTCCTTCAACCGTTTCGATTGAAATTCATCAAGTTACACCCTATAAAGCTGAGATTGCTCATGCGTTGGCATTGAAAATACGTCATCTACGTGGTCGTCATGACACGCTAACACCAGCTATCGCTGTCTTTTTGAATCACCACATTGGTATATTGAAGTGGTCACCAGAAACCGCTGCGCATGTTTTAGGGTTACCTTTCAAAACGATTTATAATTGGCTCAATGCTGGTCGACTCAAACTATCATTGGCTGATTTACCTGACAAAGGTATCCGTCAAAAGCGTCAATCTGATGGTAGACGACAAGTATTTGTGCATGGTCGTTCGATTGAAACGAGACCTGAAAGTGTGAAAGCACGACAAACCTTTGGACATTTTGAAGTTGACACCATGCAATCGGGTAAAAGACGTGGCGATGTGCTGGTGACAATTACTGAAAGACTAAGCCGGCAACATATTGTGAGGCAAGTTAGTGGTCGCAATAGTCAGGCAGTGACACCAGTCTTAATTCGTTTTTTTCAAGGGATCAAAAATGCCAAGTCAATCACTGTTGATCGTGGGCGAGAATTTGCAAAATATAACGAAATCGAGCAAAAACTAGGCATTCCAGTCTATTTTGCGCACCCGTATTCACCTGAAGAACGTGGGAGTAATGAGATATTAAATCGATACGTCCGTCGTTTTATACCGAAAGAACGTAAAATTGAAACAGTTAGCGCCAAAGAATTAGATCAAATTAATCATTGGATCAATGCGAGACCAATGAAAACACTCAACTGGCAATCACCACGAAAGGTTTTTCAGCAGTTTGCAGTGTTCGGTTAA
- a CDS encoding HAD-IIIA family hydrolase has protein sequence MDQCETNENTQLAITTKGFSAVCSVRLILSIYHILNNYTAVFIDRDGTIGGNGHYQSLNDFELFPYALSSIARLKAHGMSVFALSNQTHIEKGDMNYYDFFNSLIKMGFDDAFIYPHSEQTNCNCRKPKKGLIEQAHRKYNFQNKQSIIIGDRFSSDIQLAQNCQMLGIHVATGKFEPQYFIDNQNQQKKNIITVQNLESAVNYVLSN, from the coding sequence TTGGATCAATGCGAGACCAATGAAAACACTCAACTGGCAATCACCACGAAAGGTTTTTCAGCAGTTTGCAGTGTTCGGTTAATTCTTTCAATCTACCATATACTAAATAATTATACGGCCGTTTTTATCGATCGTGATGGTACTATTGGTGGTAACGGCCATTATCAGTCACTCAATGATTTCGAACTTTTTCCTTATGCGCTTTCTTCAATCGCAAGATTAAAAGCACATGGAATGAGTGTATTTGCGCTATCAAATCAAACCCACATTGAAAAAGGCGATATGAACTATTATGACTTCTTCAATTCACTGATTAAAATGGGGTTTGATGATGCGTTCATTTACCCTCATTCCGAACAAACAAACTGTAATTGTCGAAAACCTAAAAAAGGATTAATTGAACAAGCTCATCGTAAATACAATTTTCAAAACAAACAATCCATCATTATTGGTGACCGATTTTCATCAGATATTCAATTAGCTCAGAATTGTCAAATGTTGGGTATTCATGTTGCAACAGGTAAATTCGAACCTCAATATTTTATTGACAATCAAAATCAACAAAAAAAGAATATTATTACAGTTCAGAACCTCGAAAGTGCCGTAAATTACGTTCTTAGTAATTAG
- a CDS encoding ASCH domain-containing protein, producing MLMGLNHDQFVLVQRGTKTIEIGLYDEKRAQLKIGHKILFTDLENNNQIMVSVKQLYKFTTFADLYAQFNGAKVGSNSTDNIEKIVNDTYEIYTPEQERHYGVLAIEMLLGD from the coding sequence ATGTTAATGGGATTAAATCACGATCAATTTGTTTTAGTGCAGCGGGGTACAAAAACAATTGAAATAGGACTCTATGATGAGAAGCGAGCACAATTAAAAATTGGGCATAAAATCTTATTTACTGATTTAGAGAATAACAATCAAATAATGGTTAGTGTAAAACAATTATACAAGTTCACTACGTTTGCTGATCTCTATGCGCAATTTAATGGTGCAAAGGTTGGTAGTAATTCAACTGATAATATCGAAAAAATAGTTAACGATACTTATGAAATATATACTCCCGAACAGGAGAGACATTACGGGGTGTTAGCTATTGAAATGTTGTTGGGTGATTGA
- a CDS encoding cadmium resistance transporter — MLKDVLTAIFSYIGTTTDYFVVLLLLFGKYSTKHDTKLVVLGAYLGNGLLVLTSIIIALALQQVPEEWLLGLLGIIPIIIGVRGYFSKEDEGEEIEEKLKIIKPDAILWNVLVITFSACGADNMALYIPYFTMLNVQILPVILVLFIIILTAVIVAAYKLVNVPIVKAFFGKQGDLVQLIVYVSLGLYVLVEAGTLQHLLLLIY; from the coding sequence ATGTTAAAAGATGTATTGACAGCAATTTTTTCTTATATAGGGACAACAACGGATTATTTTGTTGTTCTACTCTTGCTCTTTGGAAAATATAGTACAAAACATGATACGAAATTAGTTGTTTTAGGCGCGTACTTAGGAAATGGATTACTAGTACTTACTTCAATTATTATTGCGCTTGCATTACAGCAAGTTCCGGAGGAATGGCTTCTTGGATTGTTGGGTATTATTCCGATCATAATCGGGGTAAGGGGGTATTTTAGTAAAGAAGACGAAGGGGAAGAGATAGAAGAAAAATTAAAGATAATTAAACCAGACGCTATTCTTTGGAACGTGTTGGTAATCACTTTTTCTGCCTGTGGCGCCGATAATATGGCACTATATATACCATATTTTACGATGCTAAATGTTCAAATCTTACCGGTCATTTTAGTCCTGTTTATTATTATCTTGACGGCTGTGATTGTGGCAGCATATAAGTTGGTAAACGTACCAATCGTAAAGGCATTTTTTGGTAAACAAGGCGATTTAGTTCAGTTAATTGTGTATGTTTCATTAGGGCTATATGTCTTAGTAGAAGCCGGAACTCTTCAGCACCTATTACTGTTAATCTATTAA